A genomic window from Microbacterium sp. ET2 includes:
- the era gene encoding GTPase Era, whose product MTADPSDAPNASRSGFVTFVGRPNVGKSTLMNALVGEKIAITSEKPQTTRRAIRGIVNRPGGQLVIVDTPGIHKPRTLLGQRLNDLVDDVLGDVDVIGFCVPATDPVGPGDRRIAASLTGYPRAKKIAIVTKIDAATREQVTERLMEVDALREDWAAVIPLSALTRTQLDVLSDEVLALMPEGPSLYPDDVVTDESVDDRVAEIIREAALEGVRDELPHSIAVVVQDIAHREDSDLTDVFADIVVERDSQKAIIIGHRGSRLRDVGARARSQIEPLLGTRVYLSLHVRIAKEWQRDPKQLRRLGF is encoded by the coding sequence ATGACCGCCGATCCCTCGGATGCGCCGAACGCGTCGCGCTCCGGATTCGTGACCTTCGTCGGCCGGCCCAACGTCGGCAAGTCCACCCTCATGAACGCCCTCGTCGGCGAGAAGATCGCCATCACGAGCGAGAAGCCGCAGACCACGCGCCGGGCGATCCGGGGGATCGTCAACCGCCCGGGCGGTCAACTGGTCATCGTCGACACTCCCGGCATCCACAAGCCGCGCACCCTTCTCGGTCAGCGGCTCAACGATCTCGTCGACGACGTGCTCGGCGACGTCGACGTGATCGGATTCTGCGTTCCGGCCACCGACCCCGTCGGTCCCGGCGACCGCCGGATCGCGGCTTCGCTGACGGGCTATCCGCGCGCGAAGAAGATCGCCATCGTCACGAAGATCGACGCGGCCACCCGCGAACAGGTCACCGAGAGACTGATGGAGGTCGACGCCCTGCGCGAGGACTGGGCCGCCGTCATACCGCTGTCGGCCCTGACCCGGACGCAGCTCGACGTCCTCAGCGACGAGGTGCTCGCCCTCATGCCGGAGGGACCGTCGCTCTACCCCGATGACGTGGTCACCGACGAATCCGTGGACGATCGCGTCGCGGAGATCATCCGGGAGGCCGCACTGGAAGGAGTCCGGGACGAACTGCCGCACTCGATCGCGGTGGTCGTCCAGGACATCGCGCACCGCGAGGACAGCGACCTGACCGACGTCTTCGCCGACATCGTCGTCGAGCGCGACAGCCAGAAGGCGATCATCATCGGCCACCGCGGTTCGCGCCTGCGGGATGTCGGAGCCCGCGCCCGTTCGCAGATCGAGCCGCTGCTGGGCACGCGCGTGTACCTCTCCCTGCACGTGCGCATCGCCAAGGAGTGGCAGCGCGACCCGAAACAGCTGCGTCGCCTGGGTTTCTGA